The following are encoded together in the Actinobacillus lignieresii genome:
- the rpsD gene encoding 30S ribosomal protein S4 translates to MARYLGPKLKLSRREGTDLFLKSGVRAIESKCRNRLDVAPGQHGARKPRLSDYGSQLREKQKVRRIYGILERQFRNYYTEANRLKGNTGENLLVLLEGRLDNVVYRMGFAATRAEARQLVSHKSIVVNGRVVNIPSYQVSVDDVVAVREKSKKQARIKASLELATQREKPTWLEVDATKMEGVFKRTPERSDLSADINEHLIVELYSK, encoded by the coding sequence ATGGCAAGATATTTGGGTCCTAAGCTCAAGCTAAGCCGTCGTGAAGGTACTGATTTATTCCTTAAATCAGGCGTTCGTGCGATTGAATCAAAATGTAGAAATCGTCTTGATGTAGCACCAGGTCAACACGGTGCACGCAAGCCACGTTTATCTGACTACGGTAGTCAGTTACGTGAAAAACAAAAAGTTCGCCGTATCTATGGTATCTTAGAACGTCAATTCCGTAATTACTATACAGAAGCAAACCGCTTAAAAGGTAATACCGGTGAGAACTTATTAGTATTATTAGAAGGTCGTTTAGACAACGTAGTTTACCGTATGGGTTTTGCTGCAACTCGTGCTGAAGCGCGTCAGCTTGTAAGCCACAAATCTATCGTAGTAAACGGTCGTGTAGTGAATATTCCTTCTTATCAAGTTTCTGTTGATGATGTGGTTGCTGTTCGTGAGAAATCTAAAAAACAAGCACGTATCAAAGCATCATTAGAATTAGCAACTCAACGTGAAAAACCGACTTGGTTAGAAGTTGATGCAACTAAGATGGAAGGTGTATTTAAACGTACTCCTGAACGCTCTGACTTATCAGCAGATATTAACGAACATCTGATCGTTGAGCTTTACTCTAAATAA
- a CDS encoding FecCD family ABC transporter permease, whose protein sequence is MSHLTVEKIVQNQRKLERKRWFIVLTFLAISLIGLVFDIVTGPSMLPLDEVVKALLRFEDVETTTNVIVYDLRLPMALMALVVGAALGVGGAEIQTLLNNPMASPYTLGLAAAAGLGASTVIAFGGFGLPSAFAVPLGAFVMTMLASGILFIFASMRRFSSAMLVLVGIALLFLFQSLLSLIQFIAAPEISQQILFWLFGSLTKATWENLSIATVVTIVCVSLLAKDLWKLTALRLGEARALSLGINLQHLRLKTLVLVAIMTATAISFVGIIGFIGLVAPHVARMLLGEDQRFFLPGAMLIGAAFLSVASVLSKVIVPGALFPVGIITSFVGVPFFFWIVLTKR, encoded by the coding sequence ATGAGTCATTTAACGGTTGAAAAGATCGTTCAAAACCAACGCAAGCTGGAACGCAAGCGTTGGTTTATCGTTCTTACTTTCCTTGCAATCAGTTTAATCGGTTTGGTATTTGATATTGTCACCGGCCCTTCTATGTTGCCATTGGATGAAGTGGTCAAAGCGTTATTACGTTTTGAAGATGTGGAAACCACCACGAACGTTATCGTTTATGACTTACGTTTACCCATGGCATTAATGGCGTTGGTAGTCGGGGCGGCATTAGGTGTTGGCGGTGCAGAAATTCAAACCTTGCTGAATAACCCGATGGCAAGCCCCTATACCTTAGGTTTAGCCGCAGCGGCCGGTTTAGGCGCTTCAACGGTCATTGCATTTGGCGGTTTCGGTTTACCTTCTGCGTTTGCCGTGCCGTTAGGTGCTTTTGTGATGACCATGTTGGCATCCGGTATTTTGTTTATATTTGCCTCAATGCGCCGTTTTAGTTCGGCGATGTTAGTGTTAGTCGGTATTGCGTTATTGTTTTTATTTCAATCATTGTTATCGCTAATCCAATTTATTGCCGCACCGGAAATTTCGCAACAAATTCTGTTTTGGTTATTCGGCAGTTTAACTAAAGCGACTTGGGAAAACCTCTCAATTGCGACGGTAGTAACGATTGTATGCGTTAGCTTACTTGCAAAAGATTTATGGAAATTGACCGCTTTACGTTTAGGTGAGGCACGTGCGCTCAGTCTAGGGATTAATCTGCAACACTTACGTTTAAAAACGTTAGTCTTAGTGGCGATTATGACCGCAACTGCGATTAGCTTTGTTGGTATTATCGGTTTTATCGGCTTGGTCGCACCGCACGTGGCGCGGATGTTATTGGGCGAAGATCAACGGTTTTTTCTGCCGGGCGCAATGTTAATCGGTGCGGCATTTTTATCGGTTGCTTCGGTATTATCCAAAGTGATTGTACCCGGCGCATTGTTTCCGGTGGGGATTATTACCTCATTTGTCGGCGTACCTTTCTTCTTTTGGATTGTGCTTACTAAGAGATAA
- the rpsM gene encoding 30S ribosomal protein S13, translated as MARIAGINIPDQKHTVIALTAIYGIGKTRAKAICAATGIAEDVKIRELSEEQIEKLREEVGKFTVEGDLRREVTLSIKRLLDLGCYRGLRHRRSLPVRGQRTKTNARTRKGPRKPIKK; from the coding sequence GTGGCCCGTATTGCAGGCATTAACATTCCTGATCAAAAACACACTGTAATCGCATTAACTGCAATTTACGGTATCGGTAAAACTCGTGCTAAAGCTATCTGTGCAGCGACGGGTATTGCTGAAGATGTAAAGATCAGAGAATTGTCTGAAGAGCAGATTGAAAAACTGCGTGAAGAAGTTGGTAAATTTACTGTCGAAGGTGATTTACGTCGTGAAGTAACATTAAGCATCAAACGTCTTTTAGACTTAGGTTGCTATCGTGGTTTACGTCATCGTCGTAGTTTACCGGTACGTGGTCAACGTACTAAGACTAATGCGCGTACTCGTAAGGGTCCACGCAAACCGATCAAAAAATAA
- the trmD gene encoding tRNA (guanosine(37)-N1)-methyltransferase TrmD produces the protein MWIGIISLFPEMFKAITDFGVTGRAVKQDLLQIQCWNPRDFTFDKHKTVDDRPYGGGPGMLMMVQPLRDAIHAAKQAAKAEDGVEAKVIYLSPQGRKLDQQGVKTLASNQKLILICGRYEGVDERLIQTEVDEEWSIGDYVLTGGELPAMTLIDAVARFVPGVLGKQASADEDSFATGLLDCPHYTRPEMLDGIPVPEVLMSGHHENIRKWRLEQSLERTWLRRPELLDSLALTDEQRVLLAKIKKQHKIS, from the coding sequence ATGTGGATTGGTATCATTTCACTGTTCCCCGAAATGTTTAAAGCAATTACCGATTTTGGGGTGACAGGACGTGCGGTAAAACAAGATCTTCTGCAAATTCAATGCTGGAATCCTCGCGATTTCACGTTTGATAAACATAAAACGGTTGATGATCGCCCTTACGGCGGCGGACCGGGAATGTTAATGATGGTGCAGCCTTTGCGTGATGCGATTCATGCAGCAAAGCAGGCGGCAAAAGCGGAAGACGGTGTAGAGGCAAAAGTTATTTATCTCTCACCGCAAGGGCGTAAGCTGGATCAACAAGGTGTGAAGACACTGGCTTCAAATCAGAAACTGATTTTAATTTGTGGACGATACGAAGGGGTTGATGAACGATTGATTCAAACGGAAGTTGATGAAGAATGGTCGATCGGTGATTATGTGCTTACAGGGGGCGAATTGCCTGCAATGACGTTGATTGACGCCGTTGCGAGATTTGTGCCCGGAGTGTTAGGTAAACAGGCCTCTGCAGATGAAGATTCATTTGCGACAGGTTTATTGGATTGTCCGCATTACACTCGCCCGGAAATGTTAGACGGCATTCCTGTTCCCGAAGTGCTGATGTCGGGTCATCACGAAAATATTCGTAAATGGCGATTAGAACAATCGCTTGAACGAACGTGGTTAAGACGCCCTGAGCTATTGGATAGCCTAGCTCTGACTGACGAACAACGCGTGTTGTTAGCTAAAATTAAGAAACAACACAAAATCAGTTAA
- the rpmJ gene encoding 50S ribosomal protein L36, giving the protein MKVRASVKKLCRNCKVVKREGVVRVICSDPKHKQRQG; this is encoded by the coding sequence ATGAAAGTTCGTGCTTCAGTTAAGAAATTATGCCGTAACTGTAAAGTTGTTAAACGTGAAGGTGTTGTTCGCGTAATTTGTAGCGATCCTAAACACAAACAACGTCAAGGTTAA
- a CDS encoding ABC transporter substrate-binding protein, which produces MFQRIKLTAVAFATLFALSGFANAKPTEITDVLERKVTVELPAKRVVLAFNYQDYMAVGGEKALDNVVGFSKAVWSDWAPASWAEFSKAVPKLNQLEDIGEVEVGTFSIEKILALKPDFVLMADWQFKALDSDLEPLETAGIPVVVVDYLAQTVDKHVKSTEIIGQLTGQEAKAKQLNEEYKAIVKEIQDRVAKANLPKPKVYVEFGNKGPAEHSFTFGKSMWGAMIDLVGAENIAKNAVEFYSPINPELVVAAKPDVVIISGRETELKKNPEAMVAGFNIDKQEAQKRLAGFAKRPGWSELPAIKNQRLYGVYHANSRTLSDSASIQFVAKAIYPELFKDLDPTKTYQEFYRKNLPLVPQGTFYLYPESK; this is translated from the coding sequence ATGTTCCAAAGAATCAAATTAACAGCGGTTGCATTTGCAACGTTATTTGCATTATCCGGTTTCGCTAATGCCAAGCCGACTGAAATTACCGATGTCCTTGAACGTAAAGTAACGGTTGAATTGCCGGCTAAACGAGTGGTATTGGCTTTTAATTATCAAGATTATATGGCAGTCGGTGGCGAAAAAGCATTAGACAATGTAGTGGGCTTTTCTAAAGCGGTTTGGTCCGATTGGGCGCCTGCAAGCTGGGCGGAATTCAGCAAAGCGGTACCGAAATTAAATCAGTTGGAAGATATTGGTGAAGTGGAGGTCGGAACGTTCTCAATCGAGAAAATTTTAGCGCTGAAACCGGACTTCGTGTTAATGGCGGATTGGCAATTTAAAGCGTTAGATTCGGATTTAGAACCGCTAGAAACAGCAGGTATTCCGGTTGTCGTAGTGGATTATTTAGCGCAAACGGTTGATAAACACGTGAAATCTACCGAGATTATCGGTCAATTAACCGGACAAGAAGCCAAAGCAAAACAGTTAAACGAAGAATACAAGGCAATTGTGAAAGAGATTCAAGATCGTGTTGCAAAGGCTAACTTACCGAAACCAAAAGTGTATGTTGAATTTGGAAATAAAGGGCCGGCAGAGCATAGTTTTACTTTCGGTAAAAGTATGTGGGGCGCAATGATTGATTTGGTCGGTGCGGAAAATATTGCTAAAAATGCGGTGGAATTTTATAGCCCGATTAACCCTGAATTAGTGGTAGCGGCTAAACCGGACGTGGTAATTATTTCCGGACGAGAAACCGAACTGAAGAAAAATCCGGAAGCAATGGTAGCGGGCTTTAATATTGATAAACAAGAAGCGCAAAAACGCTTAGCCGGCTTTGCGAAACGCCCGGGTTGGTCTGAATTACCGGCGATTAAAAATCAGCGTTTATACGGCGTATATCATGCCAATTCGCGTACGCTTTCCGATAGCGCTTCAATTCAATTTGTGGCAAAAGCGATTTATCCTGAGCTATTCAAGGATTTAGACCCGACCAAAACCTATCAAGAGTTTTATCGTAAAAACTTGCCTCTCGTGCCGCAAGGGACCTTCTATCTCTACCCAGAGAGTAAATAG
- the rpsK gene encoding 30S ribosomal protein S11: MAKTPVRARKRVKKQIADGVAHIHASFNNTIVTITDRQGNALAWATAGGSGFRGSRKSTPFAAQVAAERCAEAVKEFGLKNLEVMVKGPGPGRESTIRALNAAGFRITNITDVTPIPHNGCRPPKKRRV; this comes from the coding sequence ATGGCTAAAACACCAGTTCGCGCACGTAAGCGCGTTAAAAAACAGATTGCAGATGGCGTAGCTCATATCCACGCATCTTTCAATAACACAATCGTGACTATTACTGACCGTCAAGGTAACGCTCTTGCATGGGCAACCGCAGGTGGTTCAGGTTTCCGTGGTTCTCGTAAATCAACTCCGTTCGCTGCGCAAGTGGCTGCTGAACGTTGTGCTGAAGCTGTTAAAGAATTCGGCTTAAAGAACTTGGAAGTTATGGTTAAAGGTCCGGGTCCAGGTCGTGAATCAACAATCCGTGCATTAAATGCAGCAGGTTTCCGTATCACGAATATTACTGATGTGACTCCGATTCCTCATAACGGTTGTCGTCCACCGAAAAAACGTCGCGTTTAA
- the rplQ gene encoding 50S ribosomal protein L17, translating to MRHRKSGRQLNRNSSHRQAMFRNMASALIGHEIIKTTLPKAKELRRVVEPLITLAKEDSVANRRLAFARTRNVETVAKLFNELGPRFAQRAGGYTRILKCGFRAGDNAPMAYIELVDRPEVAEAAAE from the coding sequence ATGCGCCATCGTAAGAGTGGACGTCAATTAAACCGTAACAGCAGCCATCGCCAAGCGATGTTCCGTAATATGGCAAGTGCTTTAATCGGTCATGAGATCATTAAAACAACTTTGCCTAAAGCTAAAGAGTTACGTCGTGTAGTTGAACCATTAATTACTTTAGCAAAAGAAGACAGCGTTGCAAATCGCCGCTTAGCTTTTGCTCGTACTCGCAACGTAGAAACAGTTGCTAAATTATTCAATGAATTAGGTCCACGTTTTGCACAACGTGCGGGTGGTTATACTCGTATCTTAAAATGTGGTTTCCGTGCAGGCGATAACGCTCCAATGGCTTACATTGAGTTAGTTGATCGTCCGGAAGTTGCTGAAGCAGCTGCGGAATAA
- a CDS encoding cupin domain-containing protein, whose amino-acid sequence MNIPFCLPENISPETFLRDYWQKRPLLIRNGLPQIVGLFEPEDIMELALEEEITARLIKCENEQWSVKTSPFAESDLQDLPAQFSVMVQNLEQWSPELGALWQAFSFLPQWQRDDIMVSCSPKGGTVGKHYDEYDVFLVQGYGQRRWQLGKWCDPSTEFKPNQPIRIFDDMGELVLDEVMNPGDVLYVPSRMAHYGVSETEGLTFSFGLRYPNAADLLENFCKTLEHHSEVIAGSEFNIPFRLVPHEQPNALLDPKMVKVLKHQLIDLLQNSDQFDEIFTHSVAAAVSSRRYELLQTDNEYYPDEVQGILEEGGWIQQDANVKMLYTENPQRIYVNGEWIDELNEAEQNLLIRIANGDAVSWNKLASKAKDQEELELLLDTLCDWLDNGWVILEEAE is encoded by the coding sequence ATGAACATTCCATTCTGCTTACCTGAAAATATTAGCCCGGAAACTTTCTTACGTGATTATTGGCAAAAACGACCGCTGTTAATCCGTAACGGCTTGCCGCAAATTGTCGGATTATTCGAGCCGGAAGATATTATGGAGTTAGCGCTGGAAGAGGAAATCACTGCTCGCTTAATCAAATGTGAAAATGAGCAATGGTCGGTTAAAACCAGTCCGTTTGCGGAAAGCGATTTACAAGATCTGCCGGCCCAATTCTCTGTTATGGTACAAAATTTGGAACAATGGTCGCCGGAACTCGGTGCATTGTGGCAAGCGTTTAGCTTCTTACCTCAATGGCAACGTGACGACATTATGGTTTCTTGTTCGCCTAAAGGCGGTACGGTTGGTAAGCATTATGATGAATACGATGTTTTTCTCGTACAAGGTTACGGCCAACGCCGTTGGCAGCTAGGTAAGTGGTGTGATCCTTCCACCGAATTTAAACCGAATCAGCCGATTCGTATTTTTGATGATATGGGCGAATTGGTGTTAGACGAAGTGATGAATCCGGGTGACGTGCTTTACGTGCCTTCTCGTATGGCTCACTATGGCGTATCCGAAACCGAAGGGCTAACATTCTCATTCGGCTTACGCTACCCGAATGCGGCGGATTTACTCGAGAATTTCTGCAAAACATTAGAACACCATTCGGAAGTGATTGCCGGCTCGGAATTTAATATCCCATTCCGCCTTGTGCCACATGAACAACCGAATGCGTTACTTGATCCAAAAATGGTGAAAGTGCTGAAACATCAATTAATCGACTTATTACAAAACTCTGATCAATTTGATGAAATCTTTACCCACAGCGTTGCTGCTGCGGTAAGTTCTCGTCGCTATGAATTATTGCAAACGGATAATGAATACTACCCGGATGAAGTACAAGGTATTTTAGAAGAAGGCGGTTGGATCCAACAAGATGCCAATGTCAAAATGCTTTATACCGAAAATCCTCAACGTATTTATGTAAACGGTGAATGGATTGACGAGCTAAATGAAGCGGAACAAAACCTATTAATTCGTATCGCTAACGGTGATGCGGTTTCTTGGAATAAACTGGCGTCTAAAGCCAAAGATCAAGAAGAGCTGGAATTATTACTCGATACGCTATGCGATTGGCTGGACAACGGTTGGGTTATTTTAGAAGAAGCGGAATAA
- the rplS gene encoding 50S ribosomal protein L19, giving the protein MSNIIKQIEQEQLKQNVPSFRPGDTLEVKVWVVEGSKRRLQAFEGVVIAIRNRGLHSAFTLRKVSNGVGVERVFQTHSPVVDSISVKRKGAVRKAKLYYLRERSGKSARIKERLGE; this is encoded by the coding sequence ATGAGTAACATCATCAAACAAATCGAACAAGAACAGTTAAAACAAAACGTACCTAGCTTCCGTCCGGGTGACACATTAGAAGTTAAGGTATGGGTAGTAGAAGGTAGTAAAAGACGTTTGCAAGCGTTCGAAGGCGTGGTTATTGCAATTCGTAACCGTGGCTTGCATTCTGCATTCACTCTACGTAAAGTATCAAACGGCGTAGGCGTTGAACGTGTATTCCAAACTCACTCACCGGTAGTTGACAGTATTTCTGTTAAACGTAAAGGTGCGGTACGTAAAGCTAAACTTTACTACTTACGTGAGCGTTCAGGTAAATCTGCACGTATCAAAGAGCGTCTTGGCGAATAA
- a CDS encoding DNA-directed RNA polymerase subunit alpha: protein MQGSVTEFLKPHLVNIEQVSSTHAKVTLEPLERGFGHTLGNALRRILLSSMPGCAVTEVEIDGVLHEYSSKEGVQEDILEVLLNLKGLAVKVSGKDDIILTLNKSGIGPVTAADITHDGDVEIVNPHHVICHLTDKDASISMRIRVQRGRGYVPASARVHSQDEDRPIGRLLVDARFSPVDRIAYNVEAARVEQRTDLDKLIIEMETNGTIDPEEAIRRAATILAEQLDAFVDLRDVRQPEVKEEKPEFDPILLRPVDDLELTVRSANCLKAETIHYIGDLVQRTEVELLKTPNLGKKSLTEIKDVLASRGLSLGMRLENWPPASIAED from the coding sequence ATGCAGGGTTCTGTGACAGAATTTTTAAAGCCGCACTTAGTGAATATCGAACAAGTTAGTTCTACTCACGCAAAAGTGACCTTAGAACCGTTAGAACGTGGTTTTGGCCATACATTAGGTAACGCACTTCGTCGCATTTTACTTTCGTCTATGCCGGGTTGTGCCGTTACAGAAGTTGAAATTGATGGTGTATTGCATGAATACAGCAGCAAAGAAGGCGTACAAGAAGATATTCTTGAAGTATTGTTAAACCTTAAAGGTCTAGCGGTAAAAGTGTCGGGTAAAGATGATATTATTTTGACACTAAATAAGTCTGGAATTGGCCCTGTAACTGCAGCCGACATTACGCATGATGGTGACGTAGAAATTGTAAATCCACACCATGTTATCTGTCATTTAACAGATAAAGACGCATCAATTAGTATGCGTATTCGTGTTCAGCGTGGTCGTGGTTATGTACCGGCATCTGCTCGCGTACATTCTCAAGATGAAGATCGTCCAATCGGTCGTTTATTAGTTGATGCTCGTTTCAGCCCAGTAGATCGCATTGCTTATAATGTGGAAGCTGCGCGTGTTGAACAGCGTACTGACTTAGATAAACTTATCATTGAGATGGAAACAAATGGCACAATCGATCCAGAAGAAGCCATTCGTCGCGCTGCTACAATTTTAGCAGAACAGTTAGATGCATTCGTTGATTTACGTGATGTTCGTCAGCCTGAAGTGAAAGAAGAAAAACCGGAGTTCGATCCGATTTTACTTCGTCCGGTAGATGATTTAGAGCTGACAGTTCGTTCTGCTAACTGTTTGAAAGCAGAGACAATTCACTATATCGGTGATTTAGTACAACGTACAGAAGTCGAGTTATTAAAAACACCTAATCTTGGTAAGAAATCACTTACTGAGATTAAGGATGTGCTTGCTTCTCGCGGCTTATCACTGGGTATGCGCCTTGAGAATTGGCCTCCGGCAAGTATTGCCGAAGACTAA
- the rpsP gene encoding 30S ribosomal protein S16, whose translation MVTIRLTRGGAKKRPFYQIVVADSRSPRDGRFIERIGFFNPLAAGQAERLRLDVAKVDAWVAKGADLSDRVASLVKEARKAA comes from the coding sequence ATGGTAACCATTCGTTTAACTCGTGGCGGAGCTAAAAAACGCCCATTTTATCAAATCGTGGTAGCAGACAGCCGTTCACCACGTGACGGTCGTTTCATCGAGCGTATCGGTTTCTTCAATCCATTAGCTGCAGGCCAAGCTGAACGTTTACGTTTAGACGTGGCTAAAGTTGATGCTTGGGTTGCTAAAGGTGCTGATCTTTCAGACCGTGTTGCATCTTTAGTAAAAGAAGCTCGTAAAGCGGCTTAA
- the rimM gene encoding ribosome maturation factor RimM (Essential for efficient processing of 16S rRNA), translating to MSEQKIEVVGKLGSTYGIRGWLRLYSSTEETESIFDYQPWFLKIKGQWQPIELESWRYHNNDLIVKLKGSDDRESAQLLTNAEIGVDLSVFPELEEGDYYWHDLIGCQVINLEDYSMGVVTELMETGSNDVLVVRANSKDAFGKQERLIPFLYEQVVKRVDLATKTITVDWDAGF from the coding sequence ATGAGCGAACAAAAAATTGAAGTTGTCGGAAAACTAGGATCAACCTATGGGATTCGTGGCTGGTTACGCCTCTATTCATCAACTGAAGAAACCGAAAGCATTTTCGATTATCAGCCTTGGTTCTTAAAAATTAAGGGACAATGGCAACCAATCGAATTAGAAAGTTGGCGTTACCATAACAACGATTTGATTGTGAAATTAAAAGGTAGCGATGACCGTGAGAGCGCACAGCTGCTGACTAATGCCGAAATCGGTGTAGATCTATCTGTGTTTCCTGAATTGGAAGAAGGAGATTATTACTGGCACGATTTAATCGGCTGCCAAGTGATAAACCTTGAAGACTATAGCATGGGCGTTGTAACCGAATTAATGGAAACAGGTTCTAACGATGTTTTGGTTGTACGCGCTAACAGTAAGGATGCTTTTGGCAAGCAAGAACGATTAATTCCGTTCTTATATGAACAAGTAGTTAAAAGAGTAGATCTCGCCACTAAGACAATTACGGTGGATTGGGACGCTGGTTTCTAA
- a CDS encoding ABC transporter ATP-binding protein, which produces MLKLANVHIKRGSLVIADQLDLSLEKGKVYTVLGPNGAGKSSLLKTIFGEIGCKGHIHYADQTLNKRAISAWRKCIGYMPQDTQVDASLTALEVILLGRMEALNMHISDELLTEVASIMQKLGIAHLAHQDVMQLSGGQRQMVMFAQVLLRQPEILLLDEPVSALDMHHQINLLEHVCQYTQQNNLITIMVLHDLSLAAQFSDHVILLGDGKLQGFGEAKQVLQADLIRRLYNVEIEILYDSTGQPVIRPLRQLH; this is translated from the coding sequence ATGTTAAAACTTGCAAATGTTCATATTAAAAGAGGTTCGCTTGTGATTGCCGACCAGTTGGATTTGTCTTTAGAGAAAGGGAAAGTCTATACGGTATTAGGCCCGAACGGTGCCGGTAAATCCTCATTATTAAAAACGATTTTTGGAGAAATCGGCTGTAAAGGGCATATTCATTATGCGGATCAGACTCTAAATAAACGAGCTATTTCGGCATGGCGTAAATGTATCGGTTATATGCCGCAAGATACGCAAGTTGATGCATCGCTGACTGCTTTAGAAGTGATTTTGCTTGGCAGAATGGAAGCGTTAAATATGCATATCAGTGATGAATTATTAACTGAAGTCGCTAGCATTATGCAGAAACTCGGCATTGCGCATCTTGCTCACCAAGATGTGATGCAATTAAGCGGTGGGCAACGACAAATGGTGATGTTTGCCCAAGTATTACTACGTCAGCCGGAAATCTTATTGCTAGATGAACCGGTCAGTGCGTTGGATATGCACCATCAAATCAATTTATTGGAACACGTTTGCCAATATACACAACAAAATAATCTGATTACGATTATGGTGCTACACGATTTGAGCCTTGCCGCCCAATTTTCCGATCACGTGATTTTATTGGGAGACGGTAAGTTACAAGGTTTCGGCGAGGCGAAACAAGTGCTACAAGCGGATCTTATTCGCCGGTTATATAACGTTGAAATTGAAATTTTATATGACAGTACCGGACAACCGGTAATTCGTCCGTTACGTCAATTACATTAG
- the secY gene encoding preprotein translocase subunit SecY, with the protein MAKQPGYQGSTQKGTGELKSRLLFVLGALIVFRIGSFIPVPGIDASVLSELVRQQQGTIIDMFNMFSGGALSRASIFALGIMPYISASIIVQLLTAIHPPLAELKKEGEAGRRKISKYTRYGTLLLAFIQSIGISIALPNMLQGLVPNPSILFYVTSVISLVTGTMFLMWLGEQITERGIGNGISLIIFAGIVADLPATIGQTIEQARQGEISPLVLLLVAIIAFAVTYFVVFVERGQRRIVVNYASRQQGRMMAPARSSHLPLKVNMAGVIPAIFASSIILFPASITQWFGQSEGLEWLFDLSQLLQPGQPLYLVLFTMAVIFFAFFYTGMQYNPRDTADNLKKSGAFVPGYRPGEQTSRYIDKVMTRLTLIGALYITFVCLVPYIITSLWKVPFQLGGTSLLIVVVVIMDFIAQVQSHLMSLQYDSVLKKANLKGLGQ; encoded by the coding sequence ATGGCAAAGCAACCAGGGTACCAAGGTAGTACACAAAAAGGGACTGGCGAGCTTAAATCAAGATTATTATTTGTTTTAGGTGCGTTAATCGTTTTCCGTATCGGTTCTTTTATACCTGTTCCTGGCATTGATGCTTCTGTATTATCCGAATTAGTTCGACAACAGCAAGGCACCATCATTGACATGTTCAATATGTTCTCTGGTGGTGCTTTAAGCCGAGCGTCTATATTTGCATTAGGTATTATGCCTTATATTTCGGCGTCAATTATTGTTCAATTATTGACAGCGATTCATCCTCCTTTAGCAGAGCTGAAGAAAGAAGGTGAGGCAGGACGTCGTAAGATTAGTAAATATACTCGTTATGGTACATTGTTATTAGCATTTATTCAGTCTATTGGTATTTCAATTGCCCTACCGAATATGTTACAAGGATTAGTTCCTAATCCAAGTATCTTATTCTATGTAACTTCTGTAATCAGCCTAGTTACGGGAACAATGTTCCTTATGTGGTTAGGTGAGCAAATCACTGAGCGCGGTATCGGTAACGGTATCTCTTTGATTATCTTTGCAGGTATTGTTGCAGATTTACCGGCAACAATTGGGCAAACAATTGAGCAAGCTCGTCAAGGCGAAATTTCTCCACTTGTTCTTTTATTAGTAGCTATAATTGCATTTGCAGTAACATATTTTGTTGTCTTTGTTGAACGCGGACAAAGAAGAATTGTGGTAAATTATGCAAGTCGCCAGCAAGGCAGAATGATGGCGCCGGCTAGATCATCTCATTTACCATTAAAAGTTAATATGGCAGGTGTAATTCCTGCGATTTTCGCTTCAAGTATCATTTTATTCCCTGCAAGTATTACGCAGTGGTTTGGTCAAAGCGAAGGACTTGAGTGGTTATTTGACTTATCACAATTATTACAGCCAGGACAACCGTTATATCTTGTGTTATTCACAATGGCAGTAATCTTCTTTGCATTCTTCTATACGGGAATGCAATATAATCCTCGTGATACGGCGGATAATTTGAAGAAATCAGGTGCGTTTGTACCAGGTTATCGACCAGGCGAACAAACATCACGTTATATTGATAAAGTAATGACGCGTTTAACCTTAATCGGTGCGTTATATATTACTTTTGTTTGTTTGGTTCCTTATATCATTACATCTCTATGGAAAGTACCATTCCAATTAGGCGGTACTTCACTATTAATCGTAGTGGTAGTTATTATGGATTTCATCGCACAGGTTCAAAGTCATTTAATGTCATTACAATATGACTCTGTGTTGAAGAAAGCCAATTTGAAAGGCTTAGGGCAATAG